Proteins co-encoded in one Bos taurus isolate L1 Dominette 01449 registration number 42190680 breed Hereford chromosome X, ARS-UCD2.0, whole genome shotgun sequence genomic window:
- the LOC107131211 gene encoding uncharacterized protein CXorf66 homolog, with protein sequence MNLFIYVLLLSIWTSSCLDRNESNGSATAVTTRAEFKQTKLQELRRRLLIIVIGTLITGYMVTCTCLLHYRCDSKEAHKAAKDKKEDITIKASRSSKISFTDSKSPTAGLGDPERQSVVSRIDKSSGPSSPRKVPSSAEKLVRPSSQKKPSKPSAPKKVLGSPPQEKLHRTRSPKKAHRQAHAHKLVSQVSPSYPEKAIKPTWPPSLQCRVKPTKTPLPYPKNQSFPEHSSADKLTKRQRYLKLKCPASAGRAEILSRPQPVKFCRCYKEKCLVCRAVSEPFITHVSEANKKHVPVPLFSRELKHFYKSYKKKQPKYNTLYGNMSDSDITTYNSDGESDREVIIMCNIKCKEDIYKNSPNN encoded by the exons ATGAATCTCTTCATTTATGTCCTCCTTTTATCAATTTGGACAAGTAGTTGTTTAGATAGAAATGAAAGCAATGGATCTGCTACTGCAG TAACTACACGTGCTGAATTCAAGCAGACCAAACTGCAGGAATTACGGCGACGTCTACTCATTATTGTAATTGGTACCCTTATCACTGGGTATATGGTCACGTGTACCTGCTTGCTTCACTATAGGTGTGATAGCAAGGAAGCCCATAAAGCAGCCAA GGACAAGAAAGAAGATATCACCATCAAGGCATCCAGGTCATCTAAAATATCATTTACTGACTCCAAGTCACCGACTGCTGGTCTGGGAGATCCAGAAAGACAATCCGTGGTATCCAGAATAGATAAGTCATCTGGGCCCTCAAGTCCACGAAAAGTTCCTTCAAGTGCAGAAAAGTTAGTCAGGCCCTCGAGTCAAAAAAAACCATCCAAGCCATCAGCTCCCAAAAAAGTGTTAGGATCACCCCCCCAGGAAAAGTTGCATAGAACACGCAGTCCAAAAAAGGCACACAGGCAGGCTCATGCCCATAAGCTAGTCAGTCAGGTCAGTCCATCCTATCCAGAGAAGGCCATCAAGCCAACTTGGCCACCAAGTCTACAGTGTCGGGTCAAGCCAACCAAAACTCCTCTACCCTATCCAAAGAATCAAAGCTTCCCTGAGCATTCAAGTGCAGATAAACTGACCAAACGCCAGAGATATCTTAAACTAAAATGCCCAGCTAGTGCAGGTAGGGCAGAAATATTATCTAGGCCTCAACCAGTGAAGTTTTGTCGATGCTACAAGGAAAAGTGCCTTGTTTGCAGAGCTGTTTCTGAGCCGTTCATCACTCATGTTTCAGAAGCAAATAAAAAGCATGTTCCAGTTCCACTGTTTTCACGCGAATTGAAGCACTTTTACAAGTCGtataaaaagaaacaacccaaatacaaCACACTGTATGGCAACATGAGTGACAGTGATATCACAACATACAACAGTGATGGTGAGAGTGACAGGGAGGTGATTATAATGTGCAATATAAAATGCAAGGAAGACATCTATAAAAACTCCCCAAATAATTAA